The following proteins are co-located in the Brevibacillus laterosporus DSM 25 genome:
- a CDS encoding glycosyl hydrolase family 18 protein → MKRFFSWLSTLLVLVAMLIPNTSFAENRSNSSTSDSKTAASPYNKRIVAYYPEWGIYAGHNNYTPAKIPWGKITHLNYAFADINMATGTIDYFDKYAATEALMDGATWGSPDAGTLGSIRKHKKQYPHVKTMISIGGWSRSAGFHDVAKTPEARAKFSKSVVDFIRQWQFDGADIDWEYPGFKRDPDKVDNPNDLGTPKADDTEKQTFTLLLKDLRKALTKAGQEDGKYYELTAAVGCGLDKIAKTEPDKYAQYLDFINVMTYDIHGAWENKTGHHSPLFPNPKEPYEELVKVNYNTAQALKNFEKYGIPKDKLIVGSPFYSRGWGQVKNDGPIPELPGLFASTVPESVKGIWDGGRNAGNNPYYHVKDVLEKDSSFKKYYDPVSKAPYIYSESKQQMFTYEDPTSLQEKVNFVNQNGYGGIIVWEVTGDPKEDLISVIANGFKSGTTPTEYGAISLEVANQSYTFTPEITFNGAAYSVAFGQKKLVDQVPTGTYAITAKPFEDTTYKYTPIVKPTTVQVAKGQTHTVTIEYKQEPKGPTEPDPNKIQAKVDFQVTSQWDTGYNFTLVITNTGKTPISNWTLQFDYSGQLTSVWDATLTPGQNSYQVKPPSWATEIAPGKSFTLSGAGSGKASVPTNYKINGSPITGISTEAFGELTKERQ, encoded by the coding sequence ATGAAAAGATTTTTCTCATGGCTATCTACACTTCTCGTTTTGGTAGCAATGCTTATACCAAACACATCCTTTGCCGAGAACAGGAGCAACTCCTCAACCTCAGATTCGAAGACGGCTGCTTCTCCGTATAACAAGCGAATTGTAGCGTATTATCCAGAATGGGGGATTTATGCAGGACACAACAATTATACGCCTGCCAAAATTCCTTGGGGTAAAATTACTCATCTCAACTATGCATTTGCAGACATTAACATGGCAACTGGAACTATCGATTATTTTGATAAATATGCAGCGACGGAAGCCTTAATGGATGGAGCAACGTGGGGTTCTCCTGATGCAGGTACACTGGGTTCTATTCGCAAGCATAAGAAACAATATCCCCATGTTAAAACTATGATTTCTATCGGTGGATGGTCTAGGTCTGCCGGGTTCCATGACGTGGCAAAAACACCAGAGGCAAGAGCTAAATTTTCCAAGAGTGTGGTCGATTTTATACGTCAATGGCAATTCGATGGAGCAGATATCGACTGGGAATACCCTGGTTTTAAACGTGATCCTGACAAAGTAGATAATCCTAATGATCTTGGTACACCAAAAGCAGATGATACCGAAAAGCAAACCTTTACTCTCCTTTTAAAAGATCTTAGGAAAGCGCTTACTAAAGCTGGACAAGAAGATGGAAAATACTACGAGCTAACAGCCGCAGTAGGTTGCGGATTGGATAAAATCGCCAAGACCGAACCTGATAAATATGCCCAATACCTCGATTTCATCAATGTAATGACCTATGACATCCACGGGGCGTGGGAAAATAAAACAGGTCATCACTCCCCTCTCTTCCCAAATCCGAAAGAACCTTATGAAGAATTAGTCAAAGTTAATTATAATACAGCTCAAGCATTGAAAAACTTTGAAAAGTATGGCATTCCAAAAGACAAGCTAATTGTTGGCTCTCCTTTCTACTCGCGTGGATGGGGACAAGTAAAAAATGATGGACCAATACCTGAATTGCCTGGTTTGTTCGCCTCCACTGTTCCTGAAAGTGTAAAGGGAATTTGGGATGGTGGTCGTAATGCAGGTAACAATCCTTACTACCATGTTAAAGATGTATTAGAAAAAGATTCCTCCTTCAAAAAGTATTACGATCCTGTTTCCAAAGCTCCCTATATTTACAGTGAAAGTAAACAACAAATGTTTACCTATGAAGATCCAACCTCCCTACAGGAAAAAGTAAACTTTGTTAATCAAAATGGATATGGCGGTATCATTGTCTGGGAAGTGACAGGTGATCCGAAAGAAGATTTGATTAGTGTGATCGCAAATGGTTTCAAATCCGGCACCACCCCTACGGAATATGGAGCTATCTCCTTAGAAGTTGCAAACCAGTCTTACACCTTCACACCTGAAATTACCTTTAATGGAGCTGCTTATAGCGTTGCTTTTGGACAAAAGAAGCTAGTGGATCAAGTGCCAACAGGTACTTATGCCATCACTGCAAAACCATTTGAGGATACCACCTACAAATACACTCCAATCGTTAAACCAACCACTGTTCAAGTTGCCAAAGGGCAAACACATACCGTCACAATCGAATACAAACAGGAGCCTAAAGGCCCTACCGAACCTGATCCAAACAAAATTCAAGCAAAGGTGGACTTTCAGGTAACATCACAATGGGATACTGGCTACAACTTTACCCTCGTAATTACCAACACAGGGAAAACACCTATTTCAAATTGGACCTTACAATTTGACTATTCAGGCCAGCTTACTTCTGTTTGGGATGCGACACTAACACCTGGTCAAAACAGTTACCAAGTTAAGCCTCCAAGTTGGGCAACGGAAATTGCACCTGGGAAATCTTTCACATTGAGTGGAGCAGGATCAGGTAAAGCATCTGTTCCTACCAATTACAAAATAAATGGTTCGCCAATTACGGGCATATCTACAGAGGCCTTTGGAGAACTTACTAAAGAACGTCAGTAG